Within Paralichthys olivaceus isolate ysfri-2021 chromosome 19, ASM2471397v2, whole genome shotgun sequence, the genomic segment acaaagacaagtgCTCAGGTGTTTATTGTGGATGGAGAACTTTATGAAAATGATAAGAGAACACAACAATGCTGCATTTTTATATGCAAACTGTTTTAACGATTTCACGGCTTCATGTGGACGTACTTACTTTGTCTGTACGTGTTTTTTTAACAGGGGAATTGTATTCACAAACTTCATCTCATGTTCATTTCCATTGCCTTGAGATACATTCATGTTTACCAGGAGAGCGGCGTGTGTTGAATTTGTCACACGATCCTCCTGCggtgtactgtgtgtatttctttttctaACTGAAATTGTTTCTGTGGATGCAGGCAGCTGCTGGGTTTTTGTCTCTTGACCTCTGTGACGTCACGTAAatggaaatatttgtattaatgttgaaaaaaaaatcagcccaTTTTATTGCAGTGTTTTAACGTTGTGTCATTCCAGTTGTAAACAAATATGTTGAGCAACTCACCTCCATTAACATAATTggtaaaaaaagtttttatatcTATTAAGAAAAAAAGGCTATCATTCACATGATatctaaattatattaaaatattgatCTCCCCTACAACACTGTGCTTTGTGTTTACTGATCTGTCACTGACGTCGTTCTGTATTTCTGCTACAGCCGTAGAACACAACTGATTATTGTAATAGATTAATAACTAGAAgtgtttaaatcaaattcagatttttgctttaaagcagctgtgagatacaaacatattttttactttctatCTTCTGCTGTAAACTTTATATTAGCAGCTGCATTCGGACCAGGTCAGCCTGAAACCTCTACCGCCCGCAGGGTTGCCAGGTCAGAtgaaatttaatttagttttaacagtgtctctctctcttccccttttctCCCTCTACCGTTCAGGATGGCATGCGTTATCTGCAGTTAatgaaatacaatacaaaacacCTTATCGTATAAAtgactatatttatttatatactcaTAATGAATATGTATCAATAGGCTTCATATTTACTCTTAGCATTTGTACGTATTTTATTTCAACTCATAACCGCCacgttaaaggttcagtgtgtagaatttagtgacatctagtggtgaagtgtaatgtttcagctgaatacccctcacctccccctccccttccaaacatgatagagaacctgtggaatttaaatataaaggaaacAACAATTTAGACGAAACACTAGTGAGAGCATCAcaaggatcattttatatttaatttctgcgaATAGAttctttcacctgaatctcTGCTCCTTTCATTTACAACCACTGGGTTTGTGTAGAGAATGCAGGCGAGTGTTCTCAAATAACTAGGAAAGTTCGAATGATCATTTTTCATTATGAGTCCAAAACAAaccagctgctttaaaaaaaggggaaaaaagcagttttattttgaaaaacggCTCCTCGCCCCGGAAGAGCTTGTTCGTTGACCCCGTCTGACCCAGACTGGGTttccggtgtgtgtgtgatgttggaGGAGTTGTGAACCAGTTGCATGGTTGTGTGTCCGCGGAGGAAACGACCTCACCTGTGTGTTTCTAACGTGTTTCCTCGTCTGAGCTCCGGAGCGCACGAAGACGTTCGGTGAGTTTTACtgtgaaaacagagaagaaacatCCGGTCTCGTCTGTCCAGGTGTCAAATGTCCGCGGCTGTAAACAACCAGGTTTCTTCTGTTTCCGCATCGCGATGTGTTCGTTCGACACAAACTCTGTCTGCACGGTGTCTGAGGGCACGCGACGCTGAGCGTGCGCGTGGATTTATATCGTTAATGCTGCAGAGTCGGCCAGTTAGCATTTAGCATCGGCTAGCTACGTGCCCCCCTGGGGCTCCCGTTTTAAAGGtgatgtttgtttacatgtcagCGCGTCGGAGCCAACTCCACATGTTCGATGCTGGTACGATGTCACGACCGTTGAAGTTGTGGTCGTCAACATTTACGTTTAAATATAGGAACTCTGAGAAGATGCACGTTCAGTCCTCATATTTCAGGAAACATGAATTTAAAGATGAACCTGTGACGCAAACCTCCACTCACTGGACGTCCAAGGGGGGGAGGGGCACGAGTCAAAATACAAGTGTCCTTATAAAACGACTTAACTTTGCTTCAGatgtaaaaaatgattttaattcTTTGACAAACTTCACTGAGGTCTGTTTTCCTGTGTCAGATGTGACTGTGGCACCCGTCGACCATGAGTAACAGTCACCCCCTGCGACCGCTTGCCTCTGTGTCGGAGATCGACCACATCCACCTGCTGTCGGAGCAGCTGGGCGCCCTGGTGCTCGGTGAGGAGTACAGTGATGTTACCTTCATCGTGGAGGGGAAGCGCTTCCCGGCGCACCGGGTCATCCTGGCAGCTCGATGTCACTACTTCAGGTAACCGTGATCGTCTCAACTCTCCAGTCTTGTTACTTCCCTCAGTCCTACAGATCCCTCGGTAAGCTCACCTTTCACAGTTGTAATAACTGCACCCCCACCCTCTTGCCAACAGTTAATCACCAggtctttttcttctctttattcaagagcgtggtctttcagttcgaGAGCAGGATTCATTGACTTCATGTTCCAATATTGTAATATCTTCACTTAAAACCCTTTGCTCGCACCCAAATGGACCCAGCTTGTGCTGAGATTTGCTCCTCTTGTGCTCAAACGTGGCGCCTGCattcagatattttgttgcttggacagatttCCTGCGCATCTGCTTCAGTCCTCCTCGCACTCACGCTGCTTCTGTGCACACGTCACATGTCCGCTCTTGGATTTTTGTCTGTCAAATTTCCATGATCAGTAGAATTAAGAATCAATCCATTATAAACAAAGAGTCTTAGCTGctgaaaaaataatttgcaaGCTGTGATATCTGCTCATGGCATGATAATTAAATACTGAATATCTTTGTCTTATTTTCAATCTATGTGATGACTTCCCCATATAATGAATAACAAATTAAGATGAAGACACTTTATTTCAAGTTGTGATTGGATGTGCCGGCCCTGTGGACTTCCTGCTTCTATATTTCATTAACTTTAATTTGCTTGTTCTGGCTCCGTCAGGGCCCTGCTGTATGGTGGGATGAAGGAGTCCCAGCCCCAGGCGGAGGTGTGTCTGGAGGAGACCCGGGCCGAAGCCTTCTCAATGCTGCTACACTACCTGTACACGGGACGGGCCAGCCTCAGCACCACTCGAGAAGAGGTGGTGCTGGACTTCCTGGGCTTGGCTCACCGCTACGGCCTGCAGCCGCTGGAGGACTCCACCTCTGAGTTCCTCCGCACCGTCCTGCACACCAACAACGTCTGCCTGGTGTTTGACGTAGCCAGTCTCTACTCTCTGAGCGCGCTCAGTGCAGCCTGCTGTGCCTACATGGACAGACACGCACCTGAAGTGTTGAACTCTGACGGTTTCCTCACGCTCTCGAAGGTAGGAAGTGTCAGGATCATGGAAGAGCAGACAAAGAGCCACAGTCAGTATTGTATCTGGTTCATTGTCATATTAGGATGAACTCAATTATTCCTTCATGATATTTAATTCTGAACTGGGCTGTAAATGACCTGCATAGCTTTGGTGTAACGTAAACCTGAGAAGCAGTGTCCTCTAGTGGCAGGTGAGAGGTTTGTACAGGACAGAACAGCAGAGGTCACGTCCTCAAATGAAACCGCAGGACTTTAGGCCACAGCATGTGTCAGTTGATGGAActaaataataacaacacattaTTGTTTACAAATTTCACAACCATCGACGGTTCTGAATCGTCTTCGTTGTTATTTTCTGTGATCTGCTTCGGTATCGCTCCCCCAGCTTAGATCATCAGTAAAGCTACTTTACATATCCCATAATGCAAGTGTTTCAGTGAATCACGATGTATTTCATCATTCAAGTGTCTTGAAAATGTTGACATCGTGTAAAACTTGGAGTCTTATCCGGCTCTGAAGTTGCACCCGCTCTTAAAGGTATATACACGAATATGTTGCATGAGGTCTAaaggtttaaaatgtgtttacagaCGGCTCTTCTGACTGTGGTCAGCCGAGACTCATTTGCTGCCAGCGAGAAGGAGATCTTTCTGGCCTTGAGCCGTTGGAGTCGGCACCACGGGGAGGGAGCTGACACACATGAGGTGATGTCGGCGGTGCGGCTGCCACTCATGACCCTGACGGAGATGCTGAACGTGGTGCGGCCGTCCGGCCTTCTGAGCCCAGATGACCTGCTGGATGCCATTAAGACCCGATCCGAGAGCCGCAACATGGACCTCAACTATCGGGGAATGCTTAGTCAGTgctcttcatcctccacctGCTCACAGTTACTGTCACTGCTGTGgatcaaatcaaacattaattgCAAAATGTAATCTGGTTTACTTCTGTTCTTCTTGTACAGTACCAGAGGAGAACATCGCCACCATGAAGTACGGAGCTCAGGTGGTGAAAGGGGAGCTGAAGTCAGCTCTGCTGGACGGAGACACCCAGAACTACGACCTCGACCATGGCTTCTCCAGACATCCTATTGAGGAGGACGGCAGGGCGGGGATCCAGGTCAAACTGGGACAATCGTTCATTATCAACCACATACGCCTCCTGCTGT encodes:
- the btbd9 gene encoding BTB/POZ domain-containing protein 9, producing the protein MSNSHPLRPLASVSEIDHIHLLSEQLGALVLGEEYSDVTFIVEGKRFPAHRVILAARCHYFRALLYGGMKESQPQAEVCLEETRAEAFSMLLHYLYTGRASLSTTREEVVLDFLGLAHRYGLQPLEDSTSEFLRTVLHTNNVCLVFDVASLYSLSALSAACCAYMDRHAPEVLNSDGFLTLSKTALLTVVSRDSFAASEKEIFLALSRWSRHHGEGADTHEVMSAVRLPLMTLTEMLNVVRPSGLLSPDDLLDAIKTRSESRNMDLNYRGMLIPEENIATMKYGAQVVKGELKSALLDGDTQNYDLDHGFSRHPIEEDGRAGIQVKLGQSFIINHIRLLLWDRDSRSYSYYIEVSMDELDWVRVVDHSKVLCRSWQNLYFTPQVCRYVRIVGTHNTVNKVFHLVAFECMFTNHSFTLEDGLVVPSENVATIASCASVIEGVSRSRNALLNGDTRNYDWDSGYTCHQLGSGAIVIQLAQPFSIGSLRLLLWDCDERSYSYYVEVSTNQQQWTKVLDRTRVACRSWQTLTFDKQPASFIRIVGTHNTANEVFHCVHFECPAQLDTEVNEGSPGLNSSDSDAASQQPRPQRPSRTHSLLPSQPSQPSQPSQPSQPSSTPSSSSQSHL